The following coding sequences lie in one Saccharopolyspora hordei genomic window:
- the pgl gene encoding 6-phosphogluconolactonase, with the protein MSRVVVHASGELLAAAAAARLITKLVDAQAERGEASVVLTGGRTGIGVLEQVRRSPARDAVDWSRVDVYWGDERFLPAGDPERNETQAREALLDHVAVDPQRVHPVAPSDGEHGADADAAAAGYAEVLAAGAAQGSSVAVPHFDVLLLGVGEEGHTASLFPDTPYVRETERTVVGVHDCPKPPPTRISLTLPAIQAASEVWLMTTGEAKAEPVAAALRGATPEEVPAAGARGRDRTLWLLDAAAAAKA; encoded by the coding sequence GTGAGCCGCGTGGTGGTGCACGCGTCCGGCGAGCTGCTGGCGGCGGCCGCCGCGGCGCGGCTGATCACCAAGCTGGTGGACGCCCAGGCCGAGCGCGGCGAGGCGTCGGTGGTGCTCACCGGCGGCCGCACCGGGATCGGCGTGCTGGAGCAGGTCCGCCGCTCCCCCGCCCGCGACGCGGTGGACTGGTCCAGGGTGGACGTCTACTGGGGCGACGAACGGTTCCTGCCGGCCGGCGACCCGGAGCGCAACGAGACCCAGGCGCGCGAGGCCCTGCTGGACCACGTCGCGGTGGACCCGCAGCGGGTGCACCCGGTGGCCCCGTCGGACGGCGAGCACGGGGCTGACGCGGACGCCGCCGCGGCGGGCTACGCCGAGGTGCTGGCGGCCGGGGCGGCGCAGGGCAGCAGCGTCGCGGTGCCCCACTTCGACGTCCTGCTGCTGGGCGTCGGCGAGGAGGGTCACACGGCGTCGCTGTTCCCGGACACCCCGTACGTGCGGGAGACCGAGCGCACGGTGGTGGGCGTGCACGACTGCCCGAAGCCGCCGCCGACCCGGATCTCCCTGACGCTGCCGGCGATCCAGGCCGCGTCGGAGGTCTGGTTGATGACCACGGGCGAGGCCAAGGCCGAGCCGGTGGCGGCGGCGCTGCGCGGCGCGACGCCGGAGGAGGTCCCGGCGGCCGGGGCGCGCGGCCGGGACCGGACGCTCTGGCTGCTCGACGCCGCGGCAGCTGCCAAGGCCTGA
- the opcA gene encoding glucose-6-phosphate dehydrogenase assembly protein OpcA: MIIDLPSTTTSQVNKKLVELRETGGAVALGRVLTLVVVTGDGTEVEKAIQAANDASREHPCRVIVVARGAKQAAPRLDAQIRIGGDAGASEVIVLRLYGPLADEGAGSVVPLLLPDAPVVAWWPTDAPDNPAKDPIGALSHRRITDAANEADPIAALQKRVRSYAEGDTDLAWTRLTSWRAMLAAAMDLPPHEAVTSATVTGAADSPSTDLLAAWLASYLEIPVRRVSHPRGPGIVSAVLERPSGNVEIVRPDGKIGTLTQPGQPERRVSLHRRQVHDCLIEELRRLDPDEIYEATLAGLKDIIRDEPEEQEVAES; encoded by the coding sequence GTGATCATCGACCTGCCGTCCACCACGACCTCGCAGGTCAACAAGAAGCTGGTGGAGCTGCGCGAGACCGGCGGTGCGGTCGCGCTGGGTCGCGTGCTGACGCTGGTGGTGGTCACCGGCGACGGCACCGAGGTGGAGAAGGCCATCCAGGCCGCCAACGACGCCAGCCGGGAGCACCCGTGCCGGGTGATCGTGGTGGCCCGCGGGGCCAAGCAGGCCGCGCCGCGGCTCGACGCCCAGATCCGCATCGGCGGTGACGCGGGCGCGTCCGAGGTCATCGTGCTGCGGCTGTACGGGCCGCTGGCCGACGAGGGCGCGGGCTCGGTGGTCCCGCTGCTGCTGCCGGACGCCCCGGTGGTGGCGTGGTGGCCCACCGACGCTCCGGACAACCCGGCGAAGGACCCGATCGGTGCGCTGTCGCACCGGCGGATCACCGACGCGGCCAACGAGGCGGACCCGATCGCGGCGCTGCAGAAGCGCGTCCGGTCCTACGCCGAGGGCGACACGGACCTGGCGTGGACGCGGCTGACCTCGTGGCGCGCGATGCTGGCGGCGGCGATGGACCTGCCGCCGCACGAGGCCGTCACGTCGGCGACGGTGACCGGTGCGGCGGACTCCCCGTCGACCGACCTGCTGGCCGCGTGGCTGGCCAGCTACCTGGAGATCCCGGTGCGCCGGGTGTCGCACCCGCGCGGGCCGGGCATCGTCTCGGCGGTGCTGGAGCGGCCGTCGGGCAACGTCGAGATCGTCCGCCCGGACGGCAAGATCGGCACCCTGACCCAGCCGGGCCAGCCGGAACGCCGGGTGTCGCTGCACCGCCGCCAGGTGCACGACTGCCTCATCGAGGAGCTGCGCCGCCTCGACCCGGACGAGATCTACGAGGCCACCCTGGCGGGGCTGAAGGACATCATCCGCGACGAGCCGGAGGAGCAGGAGGTGGCCGAGTCGTGA
- the zwf gene encoding glucose-6-phosphate dehydrogenase has product MTPPDQQWQNPLRDPRDKRLPRIAGPCGLTIFGVTGDLSRKKLMPAIYDLANRGLLPPGFALTGFARRDWADQDFGQVVYEAVKEHARTPFHQSVWDRLAEGIRFVPGSFDDDEAFDRLAATVKQLDAERGTGGNHAFYLSVPPSAFPTVLKQLSRSGLTDQSGDSWRRVVIEKPFGHDLESAKHLNRIVNEVFPEESVFRIDHYLGKETVQNILALRFANQLFEPIWNAHYVDHVQITMAEDIGLGGRAGYYDGIGAARDVIQNHLLQLMALTAMEEPVSFSPQDLRAEKVKVLSATKPVGPFDQTTARGQYTGGWQGGSLVPGLHEEGGFASDSTTETYAAITLEVESRRWAGVPFYLRTGKRLGRRVTEIAVVFKRAPHLPFDSTMTEELGQNALVIRVQPDEGVTMRFGAKVPGTSMEVRDVTMDFGYGHAFTESSPEAYERLILDVLLGEPSLFPVNEEVELSWKILDPVLDYWASHGKPQPYKAGTWGPPSADAVLARTGRAWRRP; this is encoded by the coding sequence GTGACCCCGCCCGACCAGCAGTGGCAGAACCCGCTGCGGGACCCGCGGGACAAGCGGCTGCCCCGGATCGCCGGACCGTGCGGTCTGACGATCTTCGGGGTGACCGGTGACCTGTCCCGCAAGAAGCTGATGCCGGCCATCTACGACCTGGCCAACCGGGGTCTGCTGCCGCCGGGCTTCGCGCTGACCGGCTTCGCCCGGCGCGACTGGGCCGACCAGGACTTCGGCCAGGTCGTCTACGAGGCGGTCAAGGAGCACGCGCGGACCCCGTTCCACCAGAGCGTGTGGGACCGGCTGGCTGAGGGGATCCGGTTCGTGCCGGGCTCCTTCGACGACGACGAGGCCTTCGACCGGCTCGCCGCGACCGTCAAGCAGCTCGACGCCGAGCGCGGCACGGGCGGCAACCACGCCTTCTACCTCTCGGTGCCGCCGTCGGCGTTCCCGACGGTGCTCAAGCAGCTGTCCCGCTCCGGGCTGACCGACCAGTCCGGCGACAGCTGGCGGCGGGTGGTCATCGAGAAGCCGTTCGGCCACGACCTGGAGAGCGCCAAGCACCTCAACCGCATCGTCAACGAGGTGTTCCCCGAGGAGTCGGTGTTCCGCATCGACCACTACCTCGGCAAGGAGACGGTGCAGAACATCCTGGCGCTGCGCTTCGCGAACCAGCTGTTCGAGCCGATCTGGAACGCCCACTACGTGGACCACGTGCAGATCACCATGGCCGAGGACATCGGCCTGGGCGGTCGCGCGGGCTACTACGACGGCATCGGCGCGGCCCGGGACGTGATCCAGAACCACCTGCTGCAGCTGATGGCGCTGACCGCGATGGAGGAGCCGGTCTCGTTCTCCCCGCAGGACCTGCGCGCGGAGAAGGTGAAGGTGCTCTCGGCGACCAAGCCGGTCGGCCCGTTCGACCAGACCACCGCGCGCGGTCAGTACACCGGTGGCTGGCAGGGCGGTTCGCTGGTGCCGGGGCTGCACGAGGAGGGCGGGTTCGCCTCCGACTCGACCACCGAGACCTACGCGGCGATCACCCTCGAGGTGGAGAGCCGCCGGTGGGCCGGCGTGCCGTTCTACCTGCGCACCGGCAAGCGGCTGGGCCGCCGGGTCACCGAGATCGCGGTGGTGTTCAAGCGAGCGCCGCACCTGCCGTTCGACAGCACGATGACCGAGGAGCTGGGGCAGAACGCCCTGGTGATCCGGGTGCAGCCGGACGAGGGCGTGACCATGCGCTTCGGCGCGAAGGTGCCGGGCACCTCGATGGAGGTGCGCGACGTGACCATGGACTTCGGGTACGGGCACGCCTTCACCGAGTCCTCGCCCGAGGCCTACGAGCGGTTGATCCTGGACGTGCTGCTGGGCGAGCCGTCGCTGTTCCCGGTCAACGAAGAAGTCGAACTGTCCTGGAAGATCCTCGACCCGGTGCTGGACTACTGGGCCTCGCACGGCAAGCCGCAGCCGTACAAGGCGGGCACCTGGGGTCCGCCGTCGGCCGACGCCGTGCTGGCCCGCACCGGACGCGCTTGGAGGCGACCGTGA
- a CDS encoding glucose-6-phosphate isomerase: protein MATEISVDIPDVALAAEARPLVEQLAADAVAGKLAAQDATLWGPDAEPEASIRLSWTTLHESSRPLLAEIDALRAELRAEGLDRVVLAGMGGSSLAPEVITASAGVPLVVLDTTDPGQVADALSGDLSRTVLVVSSKSGTTVETDSHRRIFERAFQQNGIDPVTRIIVVTDPGSPMESAAREAGYRKVFTADPHVGGRYSALTAFGLVPAGLAGADIAALLDDAAAAFPELEADADSNPALRLAAALGAAHARGAEKVVFADTGSGIKGFGDWVEQLIAESTGKDGTGLLPVVVEGTDAPGFADAGADATTVAVGPAVEGAQISTTGPLGAQFLLWEFATALVGRLLGINPFDQPDVEAAKKAARALLDGPAGGPAATPTLVDGAIEVHASGSWLSAGVGTVAEALRAFLAAAPEGGYVAVQAYLDRLDDASAAVLRPELARRTGLQTTFGWGPRFLHSTGQYHKGGHQNGVFLQITGDSEQDLEVPDRPYTLAGLQRAQALGDGQVLADRERPVLRLHLTDRAVGLVELVKAVQDLSQGGSR, encoded by the coding sequence ATGGCAACCGAAATTTCCGTCGACATTCCCGATGTGGCGCTAGCGGCCGAGGCGCGACCGCTGGTCGAGCAGTTGGCCGCCGATGCGGTTGCCGGCAAGCTCGCCGCCCAGGACGCCACGCTGTGGGGCCCGGACGCCGAGCCCGAGGCATCCATCCGGCTGTCCTGGACGACGCTGCACGAGAGCTCCCGCCCGCTGCTGGCCGAGATCGACGCGCTGCGCGCCGAGCTGCGCGCCGAGGGGCTGGACCGCGTGGTGCTGGCCGGGATGGGCGGCTCCTCGCTGGCCCCCGAGGTGATCACCGCCTCCGCCGGGGTGCCGCTGGTCGTGCTGGACACCACCGACCCCGGCCAGGTCGCCGACGCGCTGTCCGGTGACCTCTCGCGCACCGTGCTGGTCGTGTCCTCGAAGTCCGGCACCACGGTCGAGACGGACTCGCACCGCCGGATCTTCGAGCGGGCTTTTCAGCAGAACGGAATCGATCCTGTGACCCGCATCATCGTGGTCACCGATCCCGGTTCCCCGATGGAGTCGGCGGCGCGCGAGGCCGGCTACCGCAAGGTCTTCACCGCCGACCCGCACGTGGGCGGCCGCTACTCGGCGCTCACCGCGTTCGGCCTGGTGCCCGCGGGTCTGGCCGGCGCCGACATCGCCGCGCTGCTGGACGACGCGGCCGCGGCGTTCCCGGAGCTGGAGGCCGACGCCGACAGCAACCCGGCCCTGCGGCTGGCCGCCGCGCTCGGTGCGGCGCACGCCCGGGGCGCGGAGAAGGTCGTGTTCGCCGACACCGGTTCCGGCATCAAGGGCTTCGGCGACTGGGTCGAGCAGCTGATCGCCGAGTCCACCGGCAAGGACGGCACCGGCCTGCTGCCGGTCGTCGTGGAGGGCACCGACGCGCCCGGTTTCGCCGACGCGGGCGCCGACGCCACCACCGTGGCGGTCGGCCCGGCCGTCGAGGGCGCGCAGATCAGCACCACCGGCCCGCTGGGCGCGCAGTTCCTGCTGTGGGAGTTCGCCACCGCGCTGGTCGGCCGGCTGCTGGGCATCAACCCCTTCGACCAGCCCGACGTGGAGGCCGCCAAGAAGGCCGCCCGGGCGCTGCTGGACGGCCCCGCCGGTGGTCCGGCGGCGACGCCGACGCTGGTGGACGGCGCGATCGAGGTGCACGCCTCCGGCTCGTGGCTGTCGGCCGGGGTGGGCACGGTGGCCGAGGCGCTGCGGGCGTTCCTGGCCGCGGCCCCGGAGGGCGGCTACGTCGCGGTGCAGGCCTACCTGGACCGGCTGGACGACGCCTCCGCCGCGGTGCTGCGCCCGGAGCTGGCGCGCCGCACCGGCCTGCAGACCACCTTCGGGTGGGGGCCGCGGTTCCTGCACTCCACCGGCCAGTACCACAAGGGCGGCCACCAGAACGGCGTGTTCCTGCAGATCACCGGTGACTCCGAGCAGGACCTGGAGGTGCCGGACCGGCCGTACACGCTGGCCGGGCTGCAGCGCGCCCAGGCGCTCGGTGACGGCCAGGTGCTCGCCGACCGCGAGCGCCCGGTGCTGCGGCTGCACCTCACCGACCGCGCCGTCGGGCTCGTCGAGCTCGTCAAGGCCGTGCAAGACCTGTCGCAAGGAGGTTCGCGGTGA
- the tal gene encoding transaldolase produces MTTNPNLKALSEAGVSIWLDDLSRQRITSGNLAQLITEKEVVGVTSNPTIFAKALSNAADYDEKVRELAARGASVDETVLELTTADVRDAADVFRNVYEQTGGVDGRVSLEVDPRLAHDTDRTVAEAVDLWKAVDRPNLMVKIPATVEGLPAITRVLAEGVSVNVTLIFSVQRYREVMDAFLAGLEQAKDNGHDVSQIFSVASFFVSRVDTEIDKRLEGVTGGEALRGKAAIANARLAYAAYQEVFASDRWKALEAAGAKAQRPLWASTGVKDPAYSDTRYVDELVAPNTVNTMPEATLEAVADHAEVRGDVVSGTAEASQQVFDDLAKAGIDLDDVFAVLEREGVEKFEKSWNELLDTVKQQLEQAK; encoded by the coding sequence ATGACCACCAATCCGAACCTCAAGGCGCTCAGCGAGGCCGGGGTTTCGATCTGGCTCGACGACCTGTCCCGCCAGCGGATCACCTCGGGCAACCTCGCCCAGCTGATCACCGAGAAGGAGGTCGTCGGCGTCACCAGCAACCCGACGATCTTCGCCAAGGCCCTGTCCAACGCGGCCGACTACGACGAGAAGGTGCGCGAGCTGGCCGCCCGCGGCGCCAGCGTGGACGAGACCGTCCTGGAGCTGACCACCGCGGACGTGCGTGACGCGGCGGACGTCTTCCGCAACGTCTACGAGCAGACCGGCGGCGTCGACGGTCGGGTCTCGCTGGAGGTCGACCCGCGGCTGGCCCACGACACCGACCGCACCGTGGCCGAGGCCGTGGACCTGTGGAAGGCCGTGGACCGGCCGAACCTCATGGTCAAGATCCCGGCCACCGTGGAGGGCCTGCCCGCGATCACCCGCGTGCTGGCCGAGGGCGTCAGCGTCAACGTCACGCTGATCTTCTCGGTGCAGCGCTACCGCGAGGTGATGGACGCCTTCCTGGCCGGCCTGGAGCAGGCCAAGGACAACGGCCACGACGTCAGCCAGATCTTCTCGGTCGCGTCGTTCTTCGTCTCCCGCGTGGACACCGAGATCGACAAGCGGCTGGAGGGCGTGACCGGCGGCGAGGCTCTGCGCGGCAAGGCCGCGATCGCCAACGCCCGGCTGGCCTACGCGGCCTACCAGGAGGTCTTCGCCAGCGACCGGTGGAAGGCCCTGGAGGCCGCCGGTGCCAAGGCGCAGCGCCCGCTGTGGGCCTCCACCGGCGTGAAGGACCCGGCCTACTCCGACACCCGCTACGTCGACGAGCTGGTGGCGCCGAACACGGTGAACACCATGCCGGAGGCGACGCTGGAGGCCGTGGCCGACCACGCCGAGGTGCGCGGTGACGTGGTCAGCGGCACCGCCGAGGCCTCGCAGCAGGTCTTCGACGACCTGGCGAAGGCCGGCATCGACCTCGACGACGTGTTCGCTGTGCTGGAGCGCGAGGGCGTCGAGAAGTTCGAGAAGTCCTGGAACGAACTGCTGGACACCGTCAAGCAGCAGCTCGAGCAGGCCAAGTGA
- the tkt gene encoding transketolase, producing the protein MTTKRLPDDWSELDQRAVDTARVLAADAVENCGSGHPGTAMSLAPAAYALFQRVMRHDPSDPEWIGRDRFVLSAGHSSLTLYVQLFLSGYGLELEDLEQLRKWGSKTPGHPEYGHTAGVETTTGPLGQGLSTAVGMAMAARRERGLFDPDAPAGESPFDHHIYVIASDGDIEEGVTSEASSLAGTQQLGNLTVIYDANEISIEDNTRIALTEDTAKRYESYGWQVLTVHGGEDVKGLLEAIETAKAETSRPTLIVLRTVIGYPAPTKMNTGKAHGAALGADEVAGIKEALGFDPEKSFQVDDEVLAHARKVAERGKAAHAEWQVAFDKWAAANPERKALLDRLTARELPAGWHEKLPSWEADGSSIATRKASGEVLNALADVLPELWGGSADLAESNNTTIKGAESFGPESISTDSWKASPYGRNLHFGIREHAMGAILNGIALHGGTRPYGGTFLVFSDYMRPAVRLAALMEVPSIFVWTHDSIGLGEDGPTHQPIEHLASLRAIPGFSIVRPADANETAAAWKAILEDPSGPAGLALTRQGVPTLEGVSTEGVAKGGYVLAEAGGGQPQVVLIATGSEVQLAVEARKVLEADGVATRVVSMPCVEWFDAQDEAYREQVLPSSVKARVSVEAGIAMPWHRFVGDAGESVSLEHFGASADYKTLYKEFGITVDAVVAAARRSLSNAQQA; encoded by the coding sequence TTGACCACCAAGCGACTGCCCGACGACTGGAGCGAGCTGGACCAGCGCGCGGTGGACACCGCTCGCGTGCTGGCCGCCGACGCGGTGGAGAACTGCGGCAGCGGCCACCCCGGCACCGCGATGAGCCTGGCTCCGGCGGCCTACGCGCTGTTCCAGCGCGTCATGCGGCACGACCCGAGCGATCCGGAGTGGATCGGCCGCGACCGGTTCGTGCTGTCCGCAGGCCACTCGAGCCTGACGCTGTACGTGCAGCTGTTCCTGTCCGGCTACGGCTTGGAGCTGGAGGACCTCGAGCAGCTGCGCAAGTGGGGCTCGAAGACCCCGGGCCACCCCGAGTACGGGCACACCGCGGGGGTGGAGACCACCACCGGCCCGCTGGGCCAGGGCCTGTCCACCGCGGTCGGCATGGCGATGGCCGCCCGCCGCGAGCGCGGCCTGTTCGACCCGGACGCGCCGGCCGGTGAGAGCCCGTTCGACCACCACATCTACGTGATCGCCTCCGACGGCGACATCGAGGAGGGCGTGACCTCCGAGGCGTCGTCGCTGGCTGGCACCCAGCAGCTGGGCAACCTCACGGTGATCTACGACGCGAACGAGATCTCCATCGAGGACAACACCCGGATCGCGCTGACCGAGGACACCGCCAAGCGCTACGAGTCCTACGGCTGGCAGGTCCTCACCGTGCACGGCGGCGAGGACGTCAAGGGCCTGCTGGAGGCCATCGAGACCGCCAAGGCCGAGACCTCCCGCCCGACCCTGATCGTGCTGCGCACGGTGATCGGCTACCCGGCCCCGACCAAGATGAACACCGGCAAGGCGCACGGCGCCGCGCTCGGTGCCGACGAGGTCGCCGGGATCAAGGAGGCGCTGGGCTTCGACCCGGAGAAGTCCTTCCAGGTCGACGACGAGGTGCTGGCGCACGCCCGCAAGGTCGCCGAACGCGGCAAGGCCGCGCACGCCGAGTGGCAGGTCGCCTTCGACAAGTGGGCGGCGGCCAACCCGGAGCGCAAGGCGCTGCTGGACCGGCTGACCGCCCGCGAGCTGCCGGCCGGCTGGCACGAGAAGCTGCCGAGCTGGGAGGCCGACGGCTCGTCGATCGCCACCCGCAAGGCCTCCGGTGAGGTGCTCAACGCGCTGGCCGACGTGCTGCCCGAGCTGTGGGGCGGTTCCGCGGACCTGGCGGAGAGCAACAACACCACGATCAAGGGCGCCGAGTCCTTCGGCCCCGAGTCGATCTCCACCGACTCCTGGAAGGCCAGCCCCTACGGCCGCAACCTGCACTTCGGCATCCGCGAGCACGCCATGGGCGCGATCCTCAACGGCATCGCGCTGCACGGCGGAACCCGCCCCTACGGCGGCACCTTCCTGGTCTTCAGCGACTACATGCGCCCGGCGGTCCGGCTGGCCGCGCTGATGGAGGTCCCGTCCATCTTCGTGTGGACGCACGACTCCATCGGCCTCGGCGAGGACGGCCCGACGCACCAGCCGATCGAGCACCTGGCCTCGCTGCGCGCGATCCCTGGCTTCTCGATCGTCCGCCCGGCCGACGCCAACGAGACCGCGGCGGCGTGGAAGGCCATCCTGGAGGACCCGAGCGGCCCGGCCGGCCTGGCGCTGACCCGCCAGGGCGTGCCGACGCTGGAGGGCGTCAGCACCGAGGGCGTCGCCAAGGGCGGCTACGTGCTGGCCGAGGCCGGCGGCGGCCAGCCCCAGGTCGTGTTGATCGCCACAGGCTCCGAGGTGCAGCTGGCCGTCGAGGCCAGGAAGGTTCTGGAGGCCGACGGCGTTGCCACTCGTGTGGTCTCGATGCCGTGCGTGGAGTGGTTCGACGCGCAGGACGAGGCCTACCGCGAGCAGGTCCTGCCGAGCTCGGTGAAGGCACGCGTCTCGGTCGAGGCCGGCATCGCGATGCCGTGGCACCGCTTCGTCGGGGACGCCGGTGAGTCGGTGTCCCTCGAGCACTTCGGCGCCTCGGCGGACTACAAGACGCTGTACAAGGAGTTCGGCATCACCGTCGACGCCGTTGTCGCGGCGGCCCGGCGCAGCCTGAGCAACGCCCAGCAGGCGTGA